The window GGATACCAAGATCGCGGCAGGTGGCGGCGCTCATGCCCGCCAGCCGCTGCCCGCCGTACTGGGTATCGATCTGGCCGGAACAGTCGTTGAGCTGGGAGAGGGCGTGCACGATTTCGCCCCCGGCGATGACGTGTTCGGCATGGCCGGCGGCATCGGCGGCGCCCAGGGTGCGCTGGCCGAATACATTGCCGTCGATGCTCACCTGATTGTGCTCAAGCCCGGTTCGTTGAGCATGCGCGAAGCGGCAGCCTTGCCATTGGTCTTCATCACCGCCTGGGAAGGGTTGGTAGACCGGGCCAATGTTCGGGCCGGCCAACAAGTGCTGATCCACGGCGGCGCGGGCGGCGTCGGTCAAATGGCCGTGCAAATTGCCAAGGCCCGCGGCGCCGAGGTCTATGCCACCGGCTCGGCCACCAGCCTGGATTTCATCCGTGAACTGGGCGCGACCCCTATCGACTACCGGGCGCAGGACACCGACAGTTACGTGCGCCAGCACACCGGCGGCGAAGGCTTCGACATCGTCTACGACACCGTCGGCGGCTCGACACTGGATGCGTCCTTCAACGTAGTGAAAACCTATACCGGCCACGTACTCAGTTGTCTCGGCTGGGGACAACACAGCCTGGCACCGTTGTCGTTCAAGGGGGCGAGTTATTCCGGGGTGTTTACCTTGATGCCGTTGCTGACCGGCAAGGGGCGCGAGCACCATGGTCGGATATTGCGCGAAGCGGCGGCTTTGGTTGAGGCCGGGGTACTGCGCATCAAGGTAGACCCACATCGGTTTGGCCTGGGAGACGTGAATGAGGCGTTTGCGCAAGTAGCGCAGGGGCGTGGGCAAGGGAAGACGGTGGTAGAGATGGCGGGGGAGTGACGCGGTCTGCAACTGTTATCCGGAAGCCGCACCCATAAAATCGCCCCGGTCTGCAACGGCCGGGGTTTTGCCGCCATCCGCTGCCGCCAAAACTTGAGAACCCGTCCAAACTCCGTAGAATGAAGCTGTCACTATGCCACTACCTTTCAGGGACGAATTCAGACATGCGCGTTTTTGCCATATTCCTGGCCCTCTGCCTTATGGCGGGCTGTGCCTCCAAACCCGATTACTATGTCTCCGCCACTCCGGTAACGATTCCCAAAACCGCCACCTTCTGGATCGACA is drawn from Pseudomonas rhizophila and contains these coding sequences:
- a CDS encoding zinc-dependent alcohol dehydrogenase family protein — its product is MNNTMFAAIAQTAQAPLVVRYIPRPVPGKGQVLIRVHAAGINPLDTKIAAGGGAHARQPLPAVLGIDLAGTVVELGEGVHDFAPGDDVFGMAGGIGGAQGALAEYIAVDAHLIVLKPGSLSMREAAALPLVFITAWEGLVDRANVRAGQQVLIHGGAGGVGQMAVQIAKARGAEVYATGSATSLDFIRELGATPIDYRAQDTDSYVRQHTGGEGFDIVYDTVGGSTLDASFNVVKTYTGHVLSCLGWGQHSLAPLSFKGASYSGVFTLMPLLTGKGREHHGRILREAAALVEAGVLRIKVDPHRFGLGDVNEAFAQVAQGRGQGKTVVEMAGE